A stretch of the Macaca thibetana thibetana isolate TM-01 chromosome X, ASM2454274v1, whole genome shotgun sequence genome encodes the following:
- the LOC126945282 gene encoding 60S ribosomal protein L36-like codes for MALCYTMVVGLNKGHKVTKNVSKPRHSRSLGRLTKHTKCVRSMTREVCGFTPYERRIKELLKVSKDKQALKFIKKRVGTHILTKRKREELSNVLATMRKITAKKD; via the coding sequence ATGGCTCTGTGCTACACTATGGTTGTGGGCCTCAACAAAGGCCACAAGGTGACCAAGAATGTGAGCAAGCCCAGACACAGTCGTAGCCTCGGGCGCCTGACCAAACATACCAAGTGTGTGCGGAGCATGACCCGAGAGGTGTGTGGCTTCACCCCATACGAGCGGCGAATCAAGGAGTTACTGAAGGTCTCCAAGGACAAACAGGCCCTCAAGTTCATCAAGAAAAGGGTGGGGACACACATCCTCACCAAGAGGAAACGAGAGGAGCTGAGCAATGTCCTGGCCACCATGAGGAAAATTACTGCTAAGAAAGACTga